A stretch of the Sphingomonas sp. CL5.1 genome encodes the following:
- a CDS encoding cyclopropane-fatty-acyl-phospholipid synthase family protein, protein MSLIDMFLSRAVKRGRLTLLRPGAQPATFGTPEPGFPEVTIRFADRRVAMAIARNPALGAGECFMHGRLIVEQGDIRDLVNLLTANDKWESGQDNLDPSWFARAAGAVKHRLDRINMERRSKKNVAHHYDLSGRLYDLFLDRDKQYSCAYFTDPANGLEQAQLDKLAHIAAKLALKPGMRVLDIGCGWGGMALYLNRHFGVEALGVTLSEEQLKVARGRAKAAGVADKVRFELIDYRRVTGNFDRIVSVGMFEHVGPPQYRTFFKKCRDLLADDGVMLLHSIGRMGEPGVTDDWTTKYIFPGGYNPALSEIVRAYEGLRLFPTDVEVLRLHYSWTLDHWYDRTVAVKDEIVALYDEKFYRMWTFYLAGAAAAFRYGGLCNYQVQLCKSRTAVPVTRDYMFEGERALRESAPPA, encoded by the coding sequence ATGTCCCTGATCGATATGTTCCTTTCGCGCGCGGTGAAGCGCGGCCGCCTGACCCTCCTCCGCCCCGGCGCGCAGCCGGCCACGTTCGGCACGCCGGAGCCGGGTTTTCCCGAGGTGACGATCCGCTTCGCCGACAGGCGCGTCGCGATGGCGATCGCGCGCAACCCGGCGCTGGGCGCGGGCGAATGCTTCATGCACGGCCGGCTGATCGTCGAGCAGGGCGATATCCGCGACCTCGTCAACCTGCTGACCGCCAACGACAAGTGGGAATCCGGGCAGGACAATCTCGATCCGAGCTGGTTCGCGCGCGCCGCCGGGGCGGTGAAGCACCGCCTCGACCGCATCAACATGGAGCGCCGTTCGAAGAAGAACGTCGCGCATCATTACGATTTGTCGGGCCGGCTCTACGATCTGTTTCTCGACCGCGACAAGCAATATAGCTGCGCCTATTTCACCGATCCCGCGAACGGGCTGGAGCAGGCGCAGCTCGACAAGCTCGCGCATATCGCCGCCAAGCTGGCGCTGAAGCCGGGCATGCGCGTGCTCGACATCGGCTGCGGCTGGGGCGGGATGGCGCTCTATCTCAATCGCCATTTCGGGGTGGAGGCGCTGGGCGTCACCTTGTCCGAGGAGCAGCTCAAGGTCGCGCGCGGGCGGGCCAAGGCGGCGGGCGTCGCCGACAAGGTGCGCTTCGAGCTGATCGACTATCGCCGCGTGACGGGCAACTTCGACCGCATCGTCTCGGTCGGCATGTTCGAGCATGTCGGCCCGCCGCAATATCGCACCTTCTTCAAGAAATGCCGCGACCTGCTGGCCGACGACGGGGTGATGCTGCTCCATTCGATCGGCCGGATGGGCGAGCCGGGCGTCACCGACGACTGGACGACGAAGTACATCTTCCCCGGCGGCTACAATCCCGCGCTGTCGGAGATCGTGCGCGCTTATGAGGGGCTGCGGCTGTTTCCCACCGATGTGGAGGTGCTGCGGCTGCATTATTCGTGGACGCTCGATCACTGGTACGACCGCACCGTCGCCGTGAAGGACGAGATCGTCGCGCTGTACGACGAGAAATTCTATCGCATGTGGACCTTCTATCTCGCCGGCGCGGCGGCCGCGTTCCGTTATGGCGGGCTGTGCAACTATCAGGTGCAGCTCTGCAAGAGCCGCACCGCCGTGCCCGTGACGCGCGATTACATGTTCGAGGGCGAACGGGCCTTGCGCGAATCCGCTCCCCCCGCTTAG
- a CDS encoding argininosuccinate synthase, which produces MSEKINRVVLAYSGGLDTSVILKWLQQTYGCEVVTFTADLGQGEELEPARRKALDAGVKPEHIFIDDLREEFVRDYVFPMMRANALYEGLYLLGTSIARPLIAKRQIEIAKAVGADAVSHGATGKGNDQVRFELGYYALAPDIKVIAPWREWDLTSRTRLIEFAEAHQIQVAKDKRGEAPFSTDANLLHTSSEGKVLEDPWQEVPDYVYSRTVNPEDAPDQPEYITIDFERGDGVALNGEACSPATLLTKLNELGRKHGIGRLDLVENRFVGMKSRGMYETPGGTIYHLAHRGIEQLTLDRGAAHLKDELAVRYAELIYNGFWFAPEREMLQAAIDFSQEKVSGTVRLKLYKGSVIVVGRKSPNSLYSEKVVTFEDDQGAYDQRDAAGFIKLNALRLRLLGRRDGGF; this is translated from the coding sequence ATGAGCGAGAAGATCAACCGCGTCGTATTGGCCTACTCCGGCGGGCTGGACACCAGCGTCATCCTGAAATGGCTTCAGCAGACCTATGGCTGCGAGGTCGTCACCTTCACCGCCGATCTAGGCCAGGGCGAAGAGCTGGAGCCGGCGCGCCGAAAGGCGCTCGATGCCGGCGTGAAGCCCGAGCATATCTTCATCGACGACCTGCGCGAGGAATTCGTCAGGGATTACGTCTTCCCGATGATGCGCGCCAATGCGCTCTACGAGGGGCTGTACCTGCTCGGCACCTCGATCGCGCGGCCGCTGATCGCGAAGCGGCAGATCGAGATCGCCAAGGCGGTCGGCGCCGATGCCGTCAGCCACGGCGCGACCGGCAAGGGCAACGATCAGGTCCGCTTCGAGTTGGGCTATTACGCGCTCGCGCCCGACATCAAGGTGATCGCGCCGTGGCGCGAGTGGGACCTTACCAGCCGCACCAGGCTGATCGAGTTCGCCGAGGCGCACCAGATCCAGGTCGCCAAGGACAAGCGCGGCGAGGCCCCCTTCTCCACCGACGCCAATCTGCTGCACACCTCATCCGAGGGCAAGGTGCTGGAAGACCCGTGGCAGGAGGTGCCGGATTACGTCTATTCGCGCACCGTCAACCCGGAGGACGCGCCGGACCAGCCCGAATATATCACGATCGATTTCGAGCGCGGCGACGGCGTGGCGCTGAACGGCGAGGCGTGCTCGCCTGCCACCTTGCTCACAAAGCTTAACGAACTGGGCCGCAAGCACGGCATCGGCCGGCTCGATCTGGTCGAGAACCGCTTCGTGGGCATGAAGTCGCGCGGCATGTACGAGACGCCGGGCGGCACGATCTATCACCTCGCGCATCGCGGGATCGAGCAATTGACGCTCGATCGCGGCGCGGCGCACCTCAAGGACGAGCTGGCGGTCCGCTATGCCGAACTGATCTACAACGGCTTCTGGTTCGCGCCCGAGCGCGAGATGCTCCAGGCGGCGATCGATTTCAGCCAGGAGAAAGTCTCCGGCACCGTCCGGCTGAAGCTCTACAAGGGCAGCGTGATCGTGGTCGGCCGCAAATCGCCCAACTCGCTCTACAGCGAGAAGGTGGTGACGTTCGAGGACGATCAGGGCGCCTACGACCAGCGCGACGCGGCGGGCTTCATCAAGCTCAACGCGCTGCGCCTGCGGCTGCTTGGGCGACGCGACGGCGGGTTCTGA
- a CDS encoding NAD(P)/FAD-dependent oxidoreductase, which produces MDDRMGAVDVAIIGAGPAGLTAAYLLGKAGYSVAVIEKDPRYVGGISRTVEHEGFRFDIGGHRFFSKSQDVVDLWNEILPDDFIERPRMSRIYYEGKFYSYPLRAFEALGNLGLIRSALCMASFAKAKLFPNREVKSFEDWTVNAFGRKLYSIFFKTYTEKVWGMPCDEMSADWAAQRIKGLSLWGAVTDGLKRSLGLNRHPNDGMAVKTLLESFRYPRLGPGMMWEAARDKVLGHGNSVLMGHALKQLSFNDATQRWTVAATDQMGETATISAAHVISSAPMRELATRLHPLPATLPEAANLKYRDFLTVALMIRSADLFPDNWIYIHDSKVKVGRVQNFRSWSPEMVPDTDIACVGLEYFCFEGDGLWSSSDADLVALATAEMAQLGLCGADQVVGGTVVRQEKAYPVYDEDYAANVDALRREIEARYPTLHCVGRNGMHRYNNQDHAMMTAMLTVRNIETGARIYDIWAVNEDAEYHESGHEGERAALASVRQVPERLKAA; this is translated from the coding sequence ATGGACGACAGGATGGGCGCGGTGGACGTCGCCATCATCGGCGCGGGGCCGGCGGGGCTGACGGCCGCCTATCTGCTCGGCAAGGCGGGCTATTCGGTCGCCGTGATCGAGAAGGACCCGCGATATGTCGGCGGCATCAGCCGCACCGTGGAGCACGAGGGCTTCCGCTTCGACATCGGCGGGCACCGCTTCTTCTCGAAATCGCAGGACGTGGTGGACCTGTGGAACGAGATTCTGCCGGACGATTTCATCGAACGCCCGCGCATGAGCCGCATCTATTACGAGGGCAAGTTCTACAGCTATCCGCTGCGCGCGTTCGAGGCGCTGGGCAATCTCGGCCTGATCCGCTCGGCCCTGTGCATGGCGAGCTTCGCCAAGGCAAAACTCTTTCCGAACCGCGAGGTAAAAAGCTTCGAGGACTGGACGGTAAACGCCTTCGGGCGGAAGCTCTATTCGATCTTCTTCAAGACCTATACGGAGAAGGTGTGGGGGATGCCGTGCGACGAAATGTCGGCGGACTGGGCGGCGCAGCGCATCAAGGGGCTTTCGCTATGGGGCGCGGTGACGGACGGGCTGAAGCGTAGCCTGGGTCTCAACAGGCACCCCAATGACGGCATGGCGGTGAAGACCTTGCTGGAGAGCTTCCGCTATCCCCGCCTCGGCCCAGGCATGATGTGGGAGGCCGCGCGCGACAAAGTGCTTGGCCACGGCAACAGCGTGTTGATGGGCCATGCGCTCAAGCAATTGAGCTTCAACGACGCGACGCAGCGCTGGACGGTCGCCGCCACGGATCAGATGGGCGAGACGGCGACGATCAGCGCCGCGCATGTCATCTCCTCCGCGCCGATGCGCGAGCTGGCGACGCGGCTCCATCCGCTGCCCGCGACGCTGCCGGAAGCGGCAAACCTGAAATATCGTGACTTCCTCACCGTCGCGCTGATGATCCGCTCCGCAGACCTGTTCCCCGACAACTGGATCTACATCCACGATTCGAAGGTGAAGGTCGGTCGCGTACAGAATTTCCGCTCATGGTCGCCGGAGATGGTTCCCGATACGGACATCGCCTGCGTCGGCCTCGAATATTTCTGCTTCGAGGGCGACGGCCTGTGGTCGTCCAGCGACGCCGATCTGGTCGCGCTCGCGACGGCCGAGATGGCGCAGCTCGGCCTTTGCGGCGCAGATCAGGTGGTCGGCGGCACGGTAGTGCGGCAGGAGAAGGCCTATCCGGTCTATGACGAGGATTATGCCGCCAACGTCGACGCGCTGCGCCGCGAGATCGAGGCGCGCTATCCCACGCTCCATTGCGTCGGCCGCAACGGGATGCATCGCTACAACAATCAGGATCACGCGATGATGACGGCGATGCTCACCGTCCGCAACATCGAGACCGGCGCGCGCATCTACGATATCTGGGCGGTCAACGAGGACGCTGAATATCACGAGAGCGGCCACGAGGGCGAGCGGGCCGCGCTTGCCAGCGTGCGGCAGGTGCCCGAACGGCTCAAGGCGGCCTGA
- a CDS encoding GNAT family N-acetyltransferase: MVEGVSAIAREDWDACAGSANPFVSHAFLSALEESGSVGGRSGWQPLPVVVDGADGRPAGIAPSYAKSHSQGEYVFDHAWADAWQRAGGAYYPKLQIAVPVTPVPGPRLLLRDAAVAPALIAALETVTDRHELSSAHATFIAPDQVPLFDAAGWLIRQGTQYHWRNEGYRDFDDFLARLSSRKRKVIRKERAAAVAGLTIRHLTGAEIGPREWEAFWTFYQDTGSRKWGRPYLTHGFFPLLGERMGDKVLLILAERDGRPIAGALNLIGADALYGRYWGCVEEVPFLHFELCYYQAIDAAIARGLATVEAGAQGEHKLARGYVPVPTFSAHYLPDAGFRRAVADFLVRERAAIEEDRAFLEQLTPFRKG, translated from the coding sequence ATGGTGGAGGGCGTCTCCGCGATCGCGCGCGAGGATTGGGACGCTTGCGCCGGCAGCGCCAATCCCTTCGTCAGCCACGCCTTCCTCTCCGCGCTGGAGGAATCGGGCAGCGTCGGCGGGCGGAGCGGGTGGCAGCCACTGCCGGTGGTGGTGGACGGCGCGGACGGCCGCCCCGCCGGGATCGCGCCGAGCTACGCAAAGAGCCACAGCCAGGGCGAATATGTCTTCGATCACGCCTGGGCCGATGCGTGGCAGCGGGCGGGCGGCGCTTATTATCCCAAGCTCCAGATCGCGGTGCCGGTCACGCCGGTGCCGGGGCCGCGCCTGCTGCTGCGCGACGCCGCCGTCGCCCCGGCGCTGATCGCCGCGCTGGAGACGGTGACCGACCGGCACGAGCTTTCATCGGCGCATGCCACCTTCATCGCCCCCGATCAGGTGCCGCTGTTCGATGCGGCCGGCTGGCTGATCCGGCAGGGCACGCAATATCACTGGCGCAACGAGGGTTATCGCGACTTCGACGATTTCCTCGCCCGCCTCTCCAGCCGCAAGCGCAAGGTGATCCGCAAGGAGCGCGCGGCGGCGGTGGCGGGGCTGACGATCCGCCACCTGACCGGGGCGGAGATCGGCCCGCGCGAATGGGAGGCGTTCTGGACCTTTTACCAGGACACCGGCAGCCGCAAATGGGGCCGCCCGTACCTCACGCACGGCTTCTTCCCGCTGCTCGGCGAGCGGATGGGGGATAAGGTGCTGCTGATCCTCGCCGAGCGCGACGGGCGGCCGATCGCCGGCGCGCTCAACCTGATCGGCGCGGACGCGCTCTACGGCCGCTATTGGGGCTGCGTGGAGGAGGTGCCGTTCCTCCATTTCGAGTTGTGCTATTATCAGGCCATCGACGCCGCCATCGCCCGCGGCCTCGCCACCGTGGAGGCGGGGGCGCAGGGCGAGCACAAGCTGGCGCGCGGCTACGTGCCGGTGCCGACCTTTTCCGCGCATTACCTGCCGGACGCGGGCTTCCGCCGCGCGGTTGCCGATTTCCTCGTGCGCGAGCGTGCCGCGATCGAGGAGGACCGGGCCTTCCTCGAACAGCTTACGCCGTTCAGGAAGGGGTAG
- a CDS encoding RidA family protein: protein MTEMIDRKLAELGLSLPEAAAPVAAYVPTVLAGNLLHVSGQLPFRDGKLVTGRLGENVSVEEGQDAARRCALMLIAQVKAALGDLARVKRIVKLGVFVNSHGDFTDQPKVANGASELMVTLFGDAGKHARSAVGVPVLPLGAAVEVDAIVEVGEPL, encoded by the coding sequence ATGACCGAGATGATTGATCGCAAGCTGGCCGAGCTTGGCCTTTCCCTTCCCGAAGCCGCCGCGCCCGTCGCCGCTTATGTGCCGACGGTGCTGGCCGGCAACCTGCTCCACGTTTCCGGGCAGCTTCCGTTCAGGGACGGCAAGCTCGTCACCGGCCGGCTCGGCGAGAATGTCAGCGTCGAGGAGGGGCAGGACGCCGCCCGGCGCTGCGCGCTGATGCTGATTGCGCAGGTGAAGGCGGCGCTCGGCGATCTCGCGCGCGTGAAGCGGATCGTGAAGCTCGGCGTGTTCGTCAACTCGCACGGCGATTTCACCGACCAGCCGAAGGTCGCCAATGGCGCGAGCGAGCTGATGGTCACGTTGTTCGGCGACGCCGGCAAGCATGCCCGCTCGGCGGTCGGCGTGCCGGTGCTGCCGCTCGGCGCGGCGGTGGAGGTCGATGCGATCGTCGAGGTTGGCGAACCGCTCTGA
- a CDS encoding MerR family transcriptional regulator — protein sequence MSETGDLHIAETAAAAGISKPTLLRWIKDGKVKDAQRRDRNGWRIFSPAEVTAIRTLAASTKPTKNS from the coding sequence ATGAGCGAAACTGGCGATCTACACATTGCCGAGACGGCGGCGGCGGCCGGCATCTCGAAACCGACCCTTCTTCGGTGGATTAAAGACGGCAAAGTTAAGGATGCGCAGCGGCGCGACCGGAATGGTTGGCGGATATTCTCACCCGCCGAGGTAACCGCAATTCGGACACTTGCCGCGTCCACGAAGCCGACGAAAAACTCATGA
- a CDS encoding DNA cytosine methyltransferase encodes MTAPSMSAARRQRPAFLAVDFFCGAGGTTRGLIDAGGYVIAGVDKDNRCRQTYVENNPNTTIDFSTPRFIRRDIFPATDAYPDGEQAELFDDLEKLIEKYRAEAPGAPLMFAICAPCQPFTKLSRKELSNARKEGRERDSNLLREAAKFVARFRPEMILSENVQGIGDPKYGGVWNDFRSQLRKLGYATGSNVVCTSDFGVPQFRRRSILIAAPRELARPEFLEPGHDGDLVVPLEDTAAAVRSVRSAIGHLPSLPAGAQHATIPNHKTRTLSDLNLKRLASAKPGESNVYLDNTPHGDLSLACHRKVNAKLKVRCFTDVYTRMDPDRPSPTITTKCHSISNGRFGHFDTSQVRGISLREAAILQSFPQDYVFYPTDMIEPVARMIGNAVPPRLAEYFSRYLSDALVSADG; translated from the coding sequence ATGACCGCACCGTCCATGAGCGCCGCGCGTCGGCAGCGGCCCGCGTTCTTGGCGGTCGATTTTTTCTGCGGTGCGGGCGGGACCACGCGCGGTCTGATCGATGCTGGGGGCTACGTCATCGCCGGTGTCGATAAGGACAATCGCTGCCGGCAGACCTATGTCGAGAACAATCCCAATACGACCATTGATTTCTCGACCCCGCGGTTCATCAGGCGGGATATCTTCCCCGCAACCGATGCCTATCCGGATGGCGAGCAGGCAGAACTGTTCGACGATCTTGAGAAGCTGATCGAGAAATATAGGGCGGAAGCACCCGGTGCGCCTCTCATGTTCGCGATCTGCGCGCCATGCCAGCCCTTCACAAAGCTTTCCCGCAAGGAACTCAGCAACGCCCGGAAGGAAGGTCGCGAACGCGATAGCAATCTGCTGCGTGAAGCGGCAAAATTTGTTGCGCGGTTTCGCCCGGAGATGATCCTGTCGGAAAACGTCCAAGGCATCGGCGATCCGAAATATGGTGGCGTCTGGAACGATTTTCGTAGTCAGCTCAGGAAGCTTGGTTATGCGACCGGCTCGAATGTCGTCTGCACGTCCGATTTCGGCGTTCCGCAGTTTCGCCGTCGTTCGATCCTCATTGCTGCTCCACGGGAGCTGGCGCGGCCGGAGTTTCTGGAGCCGGGCCACGACGGTGATCTGGTGGTCCCTCTCGAGGACACGGCGGCTGCGGTCCGATCGGTCCGTTCGGCAATCGGTCATCTGCCGTCGCTTCCCGCCGGGGCGCAGCACGCAACAATCCCGAACCACAAGACCCGGACTCTGAGCGACCTCAACTTGAAGCGTCTGGCTTCGGCTAAACCCGGCGAGTCAAATGTCTATCTCGACAACACCCCTCACGGCGACCTCTCGCTGGCGTGCCACCGGAAGGTGAACGCGAAGCTCAAGGTGCGTTGCTTTACCGATGTCTATACGCGAATGGACCCGGATCGACCGTCTCCCACGATTACGACGAAATGCCATAGCATCTCGAATGGACGCTTCGGCCATTTTGACACGAGTCAGGTGCGCGGAATTTCGCTGAGGGAAGCCGCAATCCTCCAGTCTTTCCCGCAGGACTATGTCTTCTATCCAACCGACATGATCGAACCGGTCGCGCGCATGATCGGCAACGCAGTGCCGCCCAGGCTGGCCGAATATTTTTCGCGTTATCTCTCTGACGCCCTTGTGTCGGCCGATGGCTGA
- a CDS encoding very short patch repair endonuclease translates to MVCGATRCYNRSMADHMTPEQRSRAMSRVGGKDTAPELYVRRALHAVGLRFRLHRRDLPGKPDMVLPRHRTVVLVHGCFWHGHDCPRGARPQSNQEFWAAKLDRNIDRDHSTRIRLEALGWHVETVWECALDLGVERIVRRLQPSADTRASER, encoded by the coding sequence ATGGTTTGTGGGGCCACCCGTTGCTATAACCGCAGCATGGCGGACCATATGACACCGGAACAGCGTTCGCGCGCAATGTCACGCGTCGGCGGCAAGGATACGGCGCCCGAATTATATGTTCGACGCGCGTTGCATGCCGTCGGGCTCCGCTTTCGCCTTCATCGTCGCGACCTTCCCGGAAAGCCCGATATGGTCCTCCCGCGGCATCGCACCGTCGTCTTGGTCCATGGATGCTTTTGGCATGGCCATGACTGCCCGCGAGGTGCTCGGCCTCAATCAAACCAGGAGTTTTGGGCGGCGAAGCTCGATCGCAACATCGACCGCGATCACAGCACGCGAATACGCCTGGAAGCGCTCGGTTGGCACGTCGAAACAGTATGGGAATGTGCGCTCGACCTTGGAGTGGAGCGGATAGTGCGCCGACTTCAGCCATCGGCCGACACAAGGGCGTCAGAGAGATAA
- a CDS encoding ATP-binding protein, translating into MTDTDQTGRSLERAAENVSFRTRARTIDHLGRGQIADAPTAVSELWKNAWDAYATQVSLNIFDGDPAVAAVFDDGIGMSAQDFVEKWLVIGTESKIDGPPPAPPADFTGSARERQGEKGIGRLSAAFLAPATLVLSQQADGPISAVLVDWRLFENPFLSLDQITLPVRTFGKRGEVAVGLRAMATAILDNLGERSATGDLILSPDWQRYTAAEQAAGARSTAEAMIDFWSEMPISARHLEEWPVFADLASHGTALYLLGAHHELSVWLGSAPDDDEAKEVKQRLKDILTGFTDTLSAAPVVFDYEVLAYHGDVPRRILASSDVFDLSDFRELEHSVEGAFDEAGVFRGKIRAFGEDLGERIIPPPRSLPPARSDRPGPFAFAIGTFEQVAMASTHNAKRHQDLMELVDRYGGVRVYRDGLRVMPYGSADADFFSLEETRQKHAGRYFWAHRRSFGRLAFTRAGNPALKDKAGREGLVENRASRELRLLVQALLIKLARDYFGTDSPEREERIAETKKRNIKGRKAAEQARKRRRGEFRTYLADAIKRMPQLAERAKSISSRLEDVKQPASKDTVAMMRAEVELARAELAALTPLDVPNTLGDAESRYRTFRDELDEASDLILLSDQALREMEATVGASSPREVAAAARDRHEKALNELLSGFQGDIREGIKAITSNWTSNLEDDRTRYERATTPLLRKLSQDTDLNDLLGLLETVRRELEDEFNDRYRPIVRNIRTIIEGVDAEMALATIDEDREELDRRVRDLNAVAQLGITVEIIGHELEALDSEVSRNLEKLPDTAKKTLAFTRAMDAHRSLTEKLRFLSPLQLAGARLRETITGKAIVDYVRDFFGPVFTDGGIRLESTPAFDSIRFTELKSRIYPVFINLVNNAVYWVGRSEERVIRFDFVDGKIVVGDTGPGIDRDDVWRLFQLFYTRRSSGRGVGLYLSRVNLEAGRHAIRYATEEDPHILPGANFIIEMRGLEGGA; encoded by the coding sequence ATGACCGATACGGATCAAACCGGCCGGTCGCTGGAACGGGCTGCGGAGAACGTTTCCTTCCGAACGCGTGCGCGAACGATCGATCATCTCGGGCGCGGTCAGATCGCCGACGCTCCGACGGCGGTCAGCGAGCTTTGGAAGAATGCGTGGGATGCCTACGCGACACAGGTATCGCTCAATATCTTCGACGGTGACCCGGCCGTTGCCGCAGTCTTCGACGACGGTATCGGCATGTCGGCGCAGGATTTCGTCGAGAAGTGGCTCGTCATCGGTACCGAATCAAAGATTGATGGCCCACCGCCGGCGCCACCGGCCGATTTCACCGGCTCCGCACGCGAGCGGCAGGGCGAAAAAGGAATCGGACGTCTGTCGGCCGCTTTTCTCGCGCCGGCGACTCTTGTTTTGTCACAACAGGCAGATGGTCCGATTTCGGCGGTTCTGGTCGATTGGCGCCTTTTCGAAAACCCGTTCCTGTCACTTGATCAGATCACATTGCCTGTACGTACATTCGGCAAGCGCGGCGAAGTGGCCGTTGGGCTGCGGGCGATGGCAACGGCGATACTCGACAATCTCGGGGAGAGATCTGCCACAGGCGACTTGATCCTGTCACCCGATTGGCAGCGTTACACCGCCGCCGAACAGGCGGCGGGTGCACGATCGACCGCAGAGGCCATGATCGACTTCTGGTCGGAGATGCCGATTTCCGCCCGACACCTCGAAGAGTGGCCCGTCTTCGCGGATTTGGCCTCACATGGTACCGCACTGTATCTACTTGGTGCCCACCATGAACTGTCGGTCTGGCTTGGCTCCGCGCCGGACGACGATGAAGCGAAGGAGGTCAAGCAAAGGCTCAAGGATATTTTGACCGGCTTCACCGACACGCTGTCGGCTGCGCCGGTCGTGTTCGATTATGAGGTTCTCGCCTATCATGGAGATGTTCCGCGTCGTATCCTTGCTTCCTCGGATGTGTTCGATCTCTCCGATTTCCGAGAACTTGAACATAGCGTCGAGGGCGCCTTCGACGAGGCCGGAGTTTTCCGCGGCAAAATCCGGGCGTTCGGTGAGGATTTAGGCGAACGCATCATTCCGCCCCCGCGGTCGTTGCCCCCGGCAAGATCGGATCGGCCGGGTCCCTTTGCATTTGCGATCGGTACGTTCGAGCAGGTCGCGATGGCCTCAACGCACAATGCCAAGCGGCATCAGGATCTAATGGAACTCGTCGACCGGTACGGTGGGGTTCGGGTGTATCGCGACGGCTTGCGCGTGATGCCATACGGCTCAGCCGACGCCGACTTCTTTTCACTGGAAGAAACTCGCCAGAAGCACGCTGGACGCTACTTTTGGGCCCACCGACGGAGTTTCGGACGACTTGCCTTCACGCGCGCCGGAAATCCCGCGCTAAAGGACAAGGCTGGCCGCGAAGGCCTGGTCGAGAACCGAGCGAGCCGCGAGCTTCGTCTCCTCGTCCAGGCCCTGCTCATCAAACTGGCCAGAGATTATTTCGGAACAGACTCTCCGGAACGCGAAGAGCGCATCGCGGAGACCAAGAAGCGAAACATCAAGGGTCGCAAGGCGGCCGAGCAGGCGCGTAAACGTCGGCGGGGCGAATTCAGGACTTACCTCGCCGACGCGATCAAACGCATGCCGCAATTGGCTGAGCGAGCGAAGAGCATCTCTTCACGATTGGAAGATGTGAAACAGCCGGCTTCGAAGGACACGGTCGCGATGATGCGCGCCGAGGTCGAGTTGGCTCGCGCGGAATTAGCCGCGCTGACGCCTCTCGACGTCCCGAACACGTTGGGCGACGCTGAATCGCGCTACCGAACGTTCAGGGACGAACTGGATGAAGCCAGCGATCTTATCCTGCTGTCCGACCAAGCGCTCCGCGAGATGGAGGCCACGGTCGGTGCGTCTTCGCCTCGTGAGGTCGCTGCAGCCGCCAGGGATCGGCACGAGAAAGCACTGAACGAACTTCTCTCGGGGTTCCAAGGTGACATCCGTGAGGGTATCAAGGCGATCACATCCAATTGGACATCCAATCTTGAGGACGACCGGACGCGATACGAGCGAGCGACGACTCCCCTGTTGCGCAAGCTGTCGCAAGACACCGATCTGAACGATCTTCTCGGCCTGTTGGAAACGGTGCGGCGCGAGCTGGAAGACGAATTCAACGACCGGTACCGGCCGATTGTCCGTAATATCCGGACCATAATCGAAGGCGTGGACGCGGAGATGGCGCTCGCCACGATTGACGAGGATCGGGAAGAACTCGATCGCCGGGTTCGTGACCTGAACGCGGTCGCACAGCTCGGAATCACGGTCGAGATCATCGGACATGAGCTTGAAGCGCTCGACAGTGAGGTGAGCCGTAACTTGGAGAAGCTGCCGGACACGGCCAAGAAGACGCTGGCCTTCACCCGGGCGATGGACGCGCATCGGTCACTCACCGAAAAGCTACGCTTCCTCTCACCTCTCCAACTGGCCGGCGCCCGGTTGCGAGAGACGATCACCGGCAAGGCTATCGTTGATTATGTCCGCGATTTCTTCGGGCCGGTCTTCACGGACGGGGGCATCCGGCTTGAGAGTACGCCAGCTTTCGACTCGATCCGCTTCACCGAACTCAAATCACGCATCTACCCGGTGTTCATCAACCTCGTGAACAACGCCGTTTATTGGGTCGGACGGTCGGAAGAGCGAGTGATCCGCTTCGATTTTGTCGATGGCAAGATCGTTGTCGGTGACACCGGCCCCGGTATCGACCGGGATGACGTCTGGCGTCTTTTTCAGCTGTTCTACACGCGCCGCTCTTCCGGTCGCGGCGTCGGACTGTATCTGTCCCGGGTGAACCTTGAGGCTGGCCGCCATGCGATCCGTTACGCGACCGAGGAAGATCCGCACATTCTGCCCGGCGCAAACTTCATAATTGAGATGAGGGGGCTGGAAGGTGGAGCTTGA